From Kamptonema formosum PCC 6407, a single genomic window includes:
- a CDS encoding DJ-1/PfpI family protein: protein MTTKKVAIFIFDNAEVLDFAGPFEVFSVTSELNNYEPFEVYTVAEKSTAISARNGLSVNPDYTILNCPKPDILIVPGGIGTRILMNHQPIIDWIKSCAETAELVLSVCTGSLLLAKASLLEGLEATTHHRAFDLLIEIAPNTTVVKDRRFVDNGKIITSGGISAGIDMSLYVVGRLLGKEKADQTAEQMEYKQLTANC, encoded by the coding sequence ATGACAACTAAGAAAGTAGCAATTTTTATCTTTGATAATGCGGAAGTGCTTGACTTCGCCGGGCCTTTTGAAGTATTTTCTGTCACCTCAGAATTAAATAACTACGAACCTTTTGAGGTTTATACAGTTGCCGAAAAATCCACTGCTATCTCAGCTCGCAATGGCCTGAGCGTTAATCCCGATTATACCATATTAAATTGTCCAAAACCGGATATTTTAATTGTACCCGGAGGGATAGGGACTCGCATTTTAATGAATCATCAGCCTATAATTGATTGGATAAAATCTTGTGCAGAAACAGCAGAATTAGTGCTTTCTGTCTGCACAGGTTCGTTACTTTTAGCAAAGGCAAGTTTATTAGAAGGTTTAGAAGCGACAACCCATCATCGAGCCTTTGATTTATTAATAGAAATTGCTCCGAATACAACTGTTGTGAAAGATCGCCGATTTGTGGATAATGGCAAAATCATTACTTCGGGAGGAATCTCAGCAGGAATTGATATGTCTTTGTACGTTGTTGGCAGACTTTTAGGAAAAGAAAAAGCTGACCAAACAGCAGAACAAATGGAATATAAACAGTTAACTGCTAATTGCTAA
- a CDS encoding type IV pilin-like G/H family protein yields the protein MVKSGKHHSFTLMSNIYFNLRKFLIAFTFLPLSLGMSAMPLAGYAYAQQPPSLTLSQDPASINSRASQFVGQWRLKDYLPIPLTVIFTQDGKIFILLPSYLTWFFSSGSPSFTGGNVSAFELSYKINSSTQPMQIDVTSPGDEGTLMTIFEFTPDGQMRIEWEGLRPGESRPTEFSAGAIFLEKVANTTALPRNTQIVDLAAQRRQGRESEGEQYIGSMNRAQQAFYAENEKFATEIDELGLGIDKETQNYRYQIVPQSGSIPSIMMTAEAKNAELKSYTGAVFVIKVNDENTTVSLTCGTDKPSTTPPAMPRAPKSAEEEIKCPVGSSPK from the coding sequence GTGGTAAAATCTGGTAAACACCACAGTTTCACTTTAATGAGCAACATCTACTTCAACCTTCGTAAATTCCTAATTGCCTTTACCTTCTTACCTTTGAGTCTCGGCATGAGTGCGATGCCTCTGGCTGGCTACGCCTACGCACAGCAACCGCCAAGCTTAACTCTATCTCAAGATCCCGCCTCAATCAACTCTCGTGCTTCACAATTTGTAGGACAGTGGCGACTAAAAGATTATTTACCGATTCCGCTGACAGTTATTTTCACGCAAGACGGCAAAATATTTATTCTTCTACCTTCATATTTGACCTGGTTTTTTTCTTCAGGTTCTCCATCTTTTACTGGCGGAAATGTTAGTGCCTTTGAACTGAGTTACAAAATCAATTCGAGTACCCAACCTATGCAGATTGACGTGACATCACCAGGTGATGAGGGAACTTTAATGACAATTTTTGAGTTCACTCCTGATGGTCAAATGCGTATAGAATGGGAAGGTTTACGTCCGGGAGAATCGAGACCTACTGAGTTTAGTGCTGGTGCAATTTTTCTCGAAAAAGTGGCTAATACAACGGCTTTACCTCGGAATACTCAAATAGTTGATTTAGCAGCACAACGAAGACAGGGACGAGAATCAGAAGGCGAACAATATATTGGTTCTATGAACCGCGCTCAACAAGCTTTCTATGCCGAGAATGAAAAATTTGCTACAGAGATTGATGAATTGGGGTTAGGCATTGACAAGGAGACACAGAATTACCGCTATCAAATTGTACCCCAAAGCGGCTCTATTCCCAGCATAATGATGACTGCTGAAGCCAAGAATGCAGAACTAAAAAGCTACACAGGGGCGGTTTTTGTGATCAAAGTTAACGATGAAAATACAACTGTTTCTCTAACTTGCGGCACAGATAAACCATCAACTACACCACCAGCGATGCCAAGGGCTCCTAAGAGTGCAGAAGAGGAAATTAAATGTCCTGTTGGTTCCAGTCCTAAATAA
- a CDS encoding GNAT family N-acetyltransferase: METQDIFRNLKTLETERLILRKMTLEDAEDMFEYASDPDVAKYTTWDAHQSIKDSKFFLKIVVERYKNRQITDWGIVHKGEGKLIGTCGFAECHLFHSRAEIGYALSRKYWRQGYMSEAVSAIIKFGFQTMNLNRIEARCEVENIASARVMEKVGMQFEGILRQHIFTKGKYCDLKIYSILRQDFFWEQYG; this comes from the coding sequence GTGGAAACTCAAGATATATTCCGAAATTTGAAAACTTTAGAAACTGAACGCTTAATCCTGCGAAAGATGACTTTAGAGGATGCGGAGGATATGTTCGAGTATGCTTCTGACCCAGATGTGGCAAAATACACTACTTGGGATGCTCATCAATCTATAAAAGATAGCAAATTTTTTCTAAAGATAGTCGTCGAGCGTTACAAAAATCGCCAGATTACTGACTGGGGTATTGTCCATAAAGGAGAGGGAAAATTGATCGGTACTTGTGGATTTGCGGAATGTCATCTATTTCACAGCCGCGCTGAGATTGGATATGCACTTTCTAGGAAATATTGGAGACAAGGATATATGAGCGAAGCAGTTAGTGCTATTATTAAGTTTGGCTTCCAGACAATGAATTTAAATCGAATTGAAGCTAGATGTGAAGTGGAAAATATTGCTTCAGCTCGTGTGATGGAAAAAGTAGGGATGCAATTTGAAGGTATCTTAAGGCAACATATATTTACTAAAGGTAAATACTGCGACTTAAAAATTTACTCGATTCTGAGACAGGATTTTTTTTGGGAACAATACGGTTAA
- the psaX gene encoding photosystem I protein PsaX encodes MAEISNNQLNSDSVMKTGKPPYTFRAAWFLLLFGLNLLMAAYYFHVIQ; translated from the coding sequence ATGGCAGAGATATCCAATAACCAACTCAACTCTGACTCCGTGATGAAAACTGGCAAGCCCCCTTACACTTTCCGGGCTGCTTGGTTCCTGCTACTTTTCGGTCTCAACTTGTTAATGGCAGCATATTATTTCCACGTTATTCAATAG
- a CDS encoding lipoyl synthase, whose protein sequence is MPAHTNLTFTSKPDDSHLTSLVSPMPAWLRRPIGKASELSDVQRIIKQRQIHTICEEGRCPNRGECYAQKTATFLLMGPTCTRACAFCQVDKGHAPMPLDPQEPQKVAESVQLLGLRYVVLTSVARDDLSDGGAGWFAMTMEAIREVNPLSEIEVLTPDFWGGSGGAGERGEWGEMGGDGGDGGDGGDGGDGGDGGDGGDEGDEGDEEVKSSLPSPSSPSSPSSPSSLPPGSRAPHLTTPQWRRIAIVVAAKPACYNHNVETVRRLQGPVRRGAKYDRSLDVLRIVKEIDAHIPTKSGLMLGHGETEAEVVEALEDLRGVGCDRLTLGQYMRPSLEHLPVQKYWTPAEFERLGAIAREMGFSHVRSGPLVRSSYHAGESD, encoded by the coding sequence ATGCCTGCCCATACCAATTTAACTTTTACAAGTAAGCCGGATGATTCTCATCTTACCTCCTTAGTGTCACCAATGCCTGCATGGTTACGTCGTCCGATTGGTAAAGCTAGTGAGTTGTCAGATGTGCAGCGAATTATTAAGCAGCGCCAGATACATACTATTTGCGAAGAAGGGCGTTGTCCTAACCGGGGAGAGTGTTATGCCCAGAAGACGGCGACTTTTTTGTTGATGGGGCCGACTTGCACTCGTGCTTGTGCTTTTTGTCAGGTGGATAAGGGGCACGCGCCGATGCCTTTAGATCCGCAGGAACCACAAAAGGTAGCGGAATCTGTGCAGTTGTTGGGTTTGCGCTATGTGGTTTTGACTTCGGTGGCGCGGGATGATTTGTCCGATGGGGGTGCAGGTTGGTTTGCGATGACTATGGAGGCGATTCGCGAAGTTAATCCCTTGAGTGAGATTGAGGTTTTGACTCCTGATTTTTGGGGAGGGAGTGGGGGAGCGGGGGAGCGGGGGGAGTGGGGGGAGATGGGGGGAGATGGGGGAGATGGGGGAGATGGGGGAGATGGGGGAGATGGGGGAGATGGGGGAGATGGGGGAGATGAGGGAGATGAGGGAGATGAGGAAGTTAAATCTTCCCTACCTTCCCCATCCTCCCCATCCTCCCCATCCTCCCCATCTTCTTTGCCCCCCGGCTCAAGAGCTCCCCATCTCACCACTCCCCAATGGCGGCGAATTGCTATAGTTGTGGCGGCTAAGCCTGCCTGTTATAACCATAATGTTGAGACTGTGCGGCGACTGCAAGGGCCTGTGCGGCGGGGGGCGAAGTACGATCGCTCTCTTGATGTTCTACGGATTGTTAAGGAAATTGATGCTCATATTCCTACAAAATCGGGCTTAATGCTGGGACATGGGGAAACGGAAGCGGAGGTGGTGGAGGCTTTGGAGGATTTGCGGGGGGTGGGGTGCGATCGCCTAACTCTGGGTCAATATATGCGCCCTTCTCTGGAACACTTGCCAGTACAAAAATACTGGACACCGGCGGAATTTGAGCGTTTGGGCGCGATCGCACGGGAAATGGGCTTTTCTCATGTTCGATCTGGCCCCCTCGTTCGTAGTTCTTACCACGCGGGAGAAAGCGATTAA
- a CDS encoding bifunctional heptose 7-phosphate kinase/heptose 1-phosphate adenyltransferase yields the protein MSLDSSFLAQVRGSAEQLTQRLDRFSQARVLVVGDLTLDEFLTGQVERISREAPVLILRHENTRQLPGGGANAVYNLAKLAGQVKVAGLVGKDDQGRALCRIFEEAGIDITGILIDPSRPTVTKTRISGHARQSVTQQIVRVDRKSDELPDLDLQLQLAEYIRQQLDTVDAVVCSDYGDGVLTAAVIEAAVSHPRTIVDAQTDLNRYAGATLFTPNLPEAEQAVGYAIKNSTTLVNAGRDLLNLTQAQQMLITRGEEGMSLFERMKDGEIYQQDVPAFNRTDVFDVTGAGDTVVAALTLALCVGASGWEAAVLGNLAASIVVRQFGTATTTIDEMKEALRSLLSLDC from the coding sequence ATGTCTTTAGATTCTTCATTTTTGGCTCAAGTGCGCGGCTCGGCTGAGCAATTGACACAACGATTGGATCGCTTTTCCCAGGCGCGAGTCTTAGTGGTGGGGGACTTAACTCTTGATGAATTTCTCACAGGCCAAGTCGAGCGCATTTCCCGCGAAGCGCCTGTCTTGATTCTGCGCCACGAAAATACTAGGCAATTGCCCGGAGGTGGCGCAAATGCTGTCTATAATCTTGCTAAACTGGCAGGCCAAGTTAAAGTTGCCGGTTTAGTGGGTAAAGATGACCAAGGACGGGCTTTATGCCGTATTTTTGAAGAGGCGGGAATTGATATTACTGGCATTTTGATCGATCCCAGCCGTCCGACTGTTACGAAAACTAGAATTTCTGGCCATGCTCGTCAGTCGGTGACTCAGCAAATTGTGAGAGTCGATCGCAAGTCGGATGAATTGCCCGATTTAGACTTACAGTTACAATTAGCAGAGTATATCCGCCAACAGTTGGATACTGTCGATGCTGTGGTTTGTTCAGATTACGGAGATGGTGTTTTGACTGCGGCGGTAATTGAAGCGGCGGTGTCTCACCCTAGAACTATTGTAGATGCTCAGACGGATTTGAATCGCTATGCGGGAGCGACTTTATTTACGCCTAATTTACCGGAAGCTGAGCAGGCGGTAGGATATGCAATTAAGAACTCTACAACTTTGGTGAATGCAGGGCGCGACCTTCTGAATTTAACTCAAGCTCAACAAATGTTGATTACTCGCGGCGAGGAGGGAATGAGCTTGTTTGAAAGGATGAAGGATGGAGAAATCTACCAGCAGGATGTCCCAGCTTTTAATCGGACGGATGTATTTGATGTAACGGGTGCTGGTGATACAGTGGTGGCAGCTTTGACTTTAGCCTTGTGTGTTGGTGCGTCTGGTTGGGAAGCTGCTGTTTTGGGTAATTTGGCCGCGAGTATTGTGGTACGTCAATTTGGTACGGCGACGACAACTATAGATGAGATGAAGGAAGCTTTGCGATCGCTCCTTAGTTTAGATTGTTAA
- the purN gene encoding phosphoribosylglycinamide formyltransferase, protein MSTISALANSNTSLISPSLEPCLLAQGAPLKLGILASGSGSNFEAIAEAIANRQLNAQVQVVIYNNPDAKVGARAQKFGVLAILLNHRDYTSREELDAVIVKTFQEYNVEWVIMAGWMRIVTPVLLDAFPQKVINIHPSLLPSFPGIRAVEQALKAGVKITGCTVHIACLEVDSGPILMQAAVPVLVDDTPETLHARIQVQEHKTLVGAIALLAARRAENLE, encoded by the coding sequence ATGAGTACCATTTCTGCACTAGCTAATTCCAATACCAGTTTGATTTCGCCGAGCTTAGAGCCATGTTTGCTTGCACAGGGAGCCCCGTTAAAACTGGGAATTCTCGCTTCTGGTAGTGGTAGCAATTTTGAGGCAATTGCTGAGGCGATCGCGAATCGACAACTCAACGCTCAAGTTCAAGTTGTAATTTACAATAATCCCGATGCCAAAGTTGGAGCGCGAGCTCAAAAATTTGGTGTCCTCGCGATTCTTCTCAACCACCGCGACTACACTAGCCGCGAAGAGTTAGATGCAGTAATTGTCAAGACTTTTCAAGAATATAATGTCGAATGGGTAATTATGGCCGGCTGGATGCGAATTGTTACTCCAGTTTTACTCGATGCTTTCCCCCAAAAAGTTATTAATATTCACCCCAGTTTATTGCCTAGTTTCCCCGGAATTCGAGCTGTGGAACAAGCACTCAAAGCCGGAGTTAAGATTACTGGTTGTACGGTTCATATCGCTTGTTTAGAAGTTGATAGCGGCCCGATTTTAATGCAGGCCGCAGTGCCAGTATTGGTAGATGATACGCCAGAAACCTTACACGCTCGGATACAGGTGCAGGAACATAAAACTTTGGTAGGCGCGATCGCACTTTTAGCGGCTAGGCGTGCTGAAAATTTAGAATAG
- a CDS encoding DUF981 family protein: MFVNYIPLMLINMVAGLFILASYVYLGLDGTQQKRWIPGFGMTGAIALTTGLHMIFTWPLPGSFNIAFGEMSVLFGILFISASLSLANEWDLLTVAIYAFFAGVAALVIGLRILNLGLTRQPILSAIGFILSGLSGICAAPALYLRTNHTLRLIGSIVLVAAALIWAFTGYTAYWGHLADYSKWVPYPMR; this comes from the coding sequence ATGTTTGTTAACTATATTCCATTGATGCTCATCAATATGGTAGCAGGACTGTTTATACTCGCATCCTACGTTTACCTGGGACTCGACGGTACGCAGCAAAAACGGTGGATTCCCGGTTTTGGAATGACTGGCGCGATCGCTCTCACAACTGGCTTACACATGATTTTTACTTGGCCTCTTCCCGGTAGCTTTAACATTGCCTTCGGCGAAATGTCAGTTTTATTCGGCATACTTTTTATCAGCGCATCTTTATCTCTTGCCAATGAGTGGGATTTGCTAACTGTGGCTATTTACGCCTTTTTTGCTGGGGTTGCTGCCTTAGTAATTGGTCTGCGAATTCTCAATTTGGGTTTGACTCGGCAGCCCATACTCTCAGCAATAGGATTTATTTTATCAGGATTAAGCGGCATTTGCGCTGCACCTGCGCTTTATCTGCGAACTAATCATACTCTACGGCTAATTGGTAGTATTGTACTCGTAGCTGCTGCTTTAATTTGGGCATTCACTGGCTATACGGCTTATTGGGGTCATCTAGCTGACTATTCTAAATGGGTTCCCTATCCTATGCGGTAG
- a CDS encoding response regulator, which translates to MASNKILVIDDSKVIRVRVREMLPAGNFEVLEAKDGEEGLKLIRQAHPNLIMLDFLLPKVSGWEVFQKIQSQADLRHIPLVVMSGRKEEVTDKIPEPFDKYFFAFIEKPFEKKQLSEAIKLAMILAKKRPQEPDAPEAKPAGAAGGGAGAAEIKALNDKIVKMQAEIDALKKQLTQVVTIIKQKLK; encoded by the coding sequence GTGGCAAGTAACAAAATCCTAGTAATCGATGACAGCAAAGTCATCCGCGTGCGGGTGCGAGAGATGTTGCCAGCGGGCAACTTTGAAGTTCTAGAAGCAAAAGACGGCGAAGAAGGTCTCAAACTCATCCGTCAAGCACACCCGAACCTGATCATGTTGGATTTCCTACTGCCAAAGGTAAGCGGCTGGGAGGTTTTTCAGAAAATCCAATCGCAAGCCGATCTCCGGCATATTCCTCTTGTGGTTATGTCAGGCCGCAAGGAAGAGGTTACGGACAAAATTCCAGAACCCTTTGACAAGTATTTTTTCGCCTTTATCGAAAAGCCTTTTGAGAAAAAGCAGCTCTCTGAGGCGATTAAATTAGCCATGATTTTGGCTAAAAAGCGCCCGCAAGAGCCAGACGCACCAGAGGCTAAACCAGCAGGAGCCGCTGGAGGTGGAGCTGGAGCCGCAGAAATTAAGGCTCTCAATGACAAAATAGTTAAAATGCAGGCTGAGATTGACGCTCTCAAGAAACAATTAACTCAAGTTGTGACCATCATTAAGCAAAAGTTGAAGTAA
- a CDS encoding carbohydrate ABC transporter permease produces MVPIKPGRFNWLDNDTIAAWIFLAPSLILLGTFILWPIVYLFYLSFTAGSFTRSGVHLVGLNNYSRLLISPDFWQVIGNTFYFTVATVIPSLIIPLGLAVLLNRSFALRGFLRTAYFIPSITSLVAVGLSWRWLFQTDGPVNNLLISLGLNSVPWLNSTIWAMPVLILLSIWKQLGFNMVIFIAGLQAIPINRYEAAELDGAGAWQQFWHITLPGLRPTLVFVIVTTAIFTLRSFEQVYVITGGGPLNSTNLLVYYIYDQAFAQFDFGYAAAAATLLMVGALMLVYLQLKMWGEDS; encoded by the coding sequence ATGGTTCCGATTAAGCCTGGGCGTTTTAACTGGCTAGATAATGACACGATCGCAGCTTGGATTTTTCTAGCTCCATCTCTCATATTGCTGGGTACTTTTATCTTATGGCCGATCGTTTATTTATTTTACCTCAGTTTTACTGCTGGTAGTTTTACCCGTTCGGGCGTGCATTTAGTGGGTCTTAACAATTACTCCCGTCTGCTAATTAGCCCGGATTTTTGGCAAGTTATTGGCAACACATTCTATTTTACTGTCGCCACCGTCATTCCCAGTTTAATTATACCTTTAGGCTTGGCAGTATTATTAAATCGGTCATTTGCCTTGCGAGGTTTTCTCCGTACTGCCTATTTTATCCCTTCTATTACCTCCCTAGTTGCGGTTGGCTTAAGTTGGCGGTGGCTATTTCAAACAGATGGCCCCGTTAATAATTTATTAATTTCTCTTGGCTTAAATTCCGTGCCTTGGTTAAATAGTACAATTTGGGCAATGCCAGTGCTGATTTTGTTAAGTATTTGGAAGCAATTAGGCTTCAATATGGTTATATTCATCGCTGGATTGCAAGCAATTCCTATCAACCGTTATGAAGCCGCAGAATTAGATGGTGCTGGCGCTTGGCAGCAATTTTGGCACATTACTTTACCGGGTTTACGACCTACTTTGGTGTTTGTTATTGTGACTACTGCTATTTTTACTCTGAGAAGTTTTGAGCAAGTTTATGTCATCACTGGCGGCGGCCCTTTAAACTCTACTAATTTGCTAGTTTATTACATTTATGACCAAGCTTTTGCTCAATTTGATTTCGGTTATGCAGCAGCGGCGGCAACTTTGTTGATGGTGGGAGCTTTAATGTTAGTTTATTTACAGTTAAAGATGTGGGGTGAAGATTCTTAA